The genomic interval tctagcaacgcccctggtatgTGTTTCCTTCACccattttaaaatcaagcaatgcaccctacattaaaaaaaatctctcacttgtaatatgtgagcttATTTACTATACAAAACCTGTGAACTatgacataaaataaacaaacaaataaataaaataatcgttcattaatcgttatcgagttaaaatgttcaattaattgagatttcggttttaggccaaatcgcccagccctatgtgaCAGGCCTATATATAGTCTCTTTTACACACACAGACTCTTCTGGAAAATTCCAGGCAAATTGCCGTAAACagatcaagtgtgtgtgtgtgtgtgtgcttttgtcctaattatttcatgatattttaatgacaaacCAGGATGATGGATAACCTGCTGAAAgtatttgcttgtgtgtgtgtgtgtgcgtgcgtgcgtgcgtgcgtgcgcgtgtgtgtgtgcagaaatcaCGTCATGATAAATATCTTTAATGAAAAGTTGGTCAGACAATTGAACCAGACATTAGGGGCAGATAAAACCATGTTATAGACATCAACATGACAAAAACACAGAGATAAACAGCCACTAAACTTGAGAAATCCAGTCAGCACAGTCCATTTATTCCCTCGTTTGCTTTTTCCTGTAGACTGTATTTCAGACTCATGCACATGCTCAACTCATGACACTGTCTTTACAGTCATACTGCTATCAGTTTAGTATTTCCATGCatcaatattgtgtgtgtgtgagaaaacagGACAGAAATTCAACATAGACCACCGGCTATAATAAGGGCCATCGGCTATAGCTCCCTTTGAAAAGCTGATTAAAAAATGTGTCCAAAAATACCTGAAGAAAATTAAGACAGgacagttttatttcttttatttttgcttagttttgtcctacactctttgtttttgtatataaaaGAGAATCACaatgtatgaaaataaaatcagaatTTTGCTTTGAAACAAGGTGATGGTAAGTTGACTACACATACTGTATACGTCTTGAAAAGCTGTTTCTTTAATACCTGTTTAACAGTCTTGTAATGATCTTctgttcattattattttattatttgacctTTCCTTACCAAATTGTGTGAGATTCActcagtatttaaaaaaagaaattcagcATTTACTCTTGTGGCCACAAGAGGGCGTCAAAAGTAAAGCTTACAGGAAAAAAGTCACCATTAAATGGCATTTGCACTTGTTTTCTCGGTATTTCTAACCTGCATGGTCTTAATAATTGAGGTCAGTATGGCCTGCAGACAGACCTCAGTAAATGTGCAGAAACAACGACAATAAAAAACCTCCATAGCTTTATTTGCAGTTGCATCATCAGGTTTTGTTTGCTGTTTATCCCATACGGTTATTCTCTTCAGTGTGATGTCTTGAGATTATCACAGGGCCAGGAACAGTTGTTTAGTTATCTGACTGAAAATAAGGCTTCATGAATTTCCTGGACCTTCTCTAAAAAAAGGCTGTCTATGCTGTGATTGCTCTGTTTATTGATGTGGGGtcttatatatacactcaccggctgctttattaggtacacctgtccaactgctcgttaacgcaaatttctaatcagccaatcacatggcagcaactcaatgcatttaggcatgtagacatggtcaagacgatctgctgcagttcaaactgagcatcagaatggggaagaaaggggatttaagtgactttgaacatattgtggttgttggtgccagacgagctggtctgagtatttcagaaactgctaatctactgggattttcacgcacaatcatctctagggtttacagagaatggtctgaacaagaggaaatatccagtgagtggcagttctgtgggtgcaaatgccttgttgatgccagaggtcagaggagaatggccagactggttccagctgatagaaaggcaacagtaactcaaataagcactcgttacaagcgaggtctgcagaagagcatctctgaacacacaacacgtccaacgtacaatagggtcagaatttggcatcaacaacatgaaagcatggatccatcctgcgttGTGTCAATGGTTCAGTCTGGTGGTGGggatgtaatggtgtggaggatattttctaaGCACATTTTGGGCCAATTAGTATCAATTATGGTACaaagcatggtgtcaacgccacagcctacctgagtattgttgctgaccatgtccatccctttatgaccacactgtacTCATCTTCtgttggctacttccagcaggataacgcaccatgtcataaagcttgaatagtctcagactggtttcttaaaatgaaaatgagttcactgtactcaaatggcctccacagtcaccagaactcaatccaatagagcacctttgggatgtggtggaacgggagattggcatcatagatgtgcagcggccaaatctgcagcaactgcgtgatgctatcatgtcaatatggagcaaaatctctgaggaatatttcctgtaccttgttgaatctatgccatgaaggattaaggcagttctgaaggcagttCCAACCCaggactagtaaggtgtacctaataaagtggccggtgagtgtatttatgtAGTGTATATTACATCAGGTTACCTGTAGGTTGATTGTCAGTCACTTTGGATGGCTgctcattttattatttagtcCTTTATGACAGATAAAAACTGACTTCTagattaaattactttttaatgaaatagttttttttactaaCCTCAATGAATTCCTAAAAAATGTGAATATCTGAAGTCTGAGAGCGTTTTTTTCTGCTAGCAAATAACAGCTTAAGTTTCAGACTTTTgatcaacaaacatttttttctggcTTTAAAAGACTTGCAGTAAAACACTCAAGTCGTACGCAGgtagtgtttgtttttgtatcGAAGAGTTAAGTGTCACAGGGGATAAAATCACCACTTATAATgactattaaaatatgtttaagaagcaaaaataaatagatttaaaaaaaatatttatatattaagaaATTAATTCCACaggtatattaaaaaataaacaaatgtaacatatttctaaataaacaaaaatacataaataaatatttgtttatatttacatttaaatatttattagtgATTTGTGACCAACACAAGTTTTTGTGAGTAATTGTGTGGCTTATGCATAACCTTATTACATCAAATGGCCACCAGAGGGCGTTAGAATGTTGCCACTCAATTGCAATTATATTTCTTTCTGTGTGTATTTTACGGTTACACATAGCcagtgagatatatatatatatatatatatatatatatatatatatatatatatatatatatatatatatatatatatatatatatatatatatatatatatatatatatatatataagcagatAGAAAGACAGCAAGACAAAGTAACAGCTAGTCAATAAACAgttgtttttacaataaatgtATGCTACCTTTTACTCCTATTAGCTACGATAGTAACCGTAGCACCATTTGTAGCACTGTTCCCGCCCTCTTTCCAGTTTTCAGAGTCTTGCAGAAGTACACAAGTTCTAGGCAGAAGCCCAGCCTCTTTTGAAGAATGGGGGTGTTCAGTCATTAGCCCCGCCTCCATTGCAGCCGTTGGTATTTTTGTCCCTGTTTTACATCGTCTCCCTCCACACAACAGCTTAGCATAGGCAGATCTGAAGTCTCTGTTTAGTGTGGCGTAAAGTACAGGGTTTAAAGCAGAGTTGGCATATCCTAGCCAAAGCACGACAGACTGTGCAGTCTGCGGAGGGTTTTCTTCATTACGTATTCCCATTATCGTAAAAAACGTGAAATATGGAAACCAGCACACTACGAACGCACCAAGCACTACTGCGAGAGTCACCGTCGCTTTATGTTCACGCAAAGTAAGAATCGTCACACCCTGGGAAGAGGTTGAACCCCGTCGCGTAGAAATAATCCGTTTCGCTTGCATCCTCGCGATGCGAAACACTCGATGGTAGCTCCAACACATGGCCAGCAGGGGGAGATAAAACGTTGAGAAAGCATCCACTATGGCGTACGTCGGATTCAGCTCAAATCTACAGTCTCTAGCAGGGTCTCCCTCGCGAATATTTTGTACGCTTAAATCACGCGTATTCCATCCCAGGTGAATGGGCACGAATGAAACGCCCACTGAAACCAGCCAGATCATCGCTAGAATCGCTCCGACTCGCCATGGAAGCACTAGCATTGGGTAGCGTAGCGGGGCGGTGACCGCAAAGTAGCGATCCAAGCTAATGGCGAAGAGGTTGAGAATGGAGGCGGTGCAAAGCATGACGTCCAGCGAAATGTATATGTTGCAGAAGTGCGCCCCTAGTGGCCAGTCTCCTGTAACCTGGTAGAGAGTGGAAAA from Danio aesculapii chromosome 14, fDanAes4.1, whole genome shotgun sequence carries:
- the hrh2a gene encoding histamine receptor H2a; its protein translation is MTSQIALAVTLSVLILLTVSGNILVCLAVYVTRRLRNVTNCFIVSLAVTDFLLGALVLPFSTLYQVTGDWPLGAHFCNIYISLDVMLCTASILNLFAISLDRYFAVTAPLRYPMLVLPWRVGAILAMIWLVSVGVSFVPIHLGWNTRDLSVQNIREGDPARDCRFELNPTYAIVDAFSTFYLPLLAMCWSYHRVFRIARMQAKRIISTRRGSTSSQGVTILTLREHKATVTLAVVLGAFVVCWFPYFTFFTIMGIRNEENPPQTAQSVVLWLGYANSALNPVLYATLNRDFRSAYAKLLCGGRRCKTGTKIPTAAMEAGLMTEHPHSSKEAGLLPRTCVLLQDSENWKEGGNSATNGATVTIVANRSKR